A single window of Pseudophryne corroboree isolate aPseCor3 chromosome 5, aPseCor3.hap2, whole genome shotgun sequence DNA harbors:
- the ADNP2 gene encoding activity-dependent neuroprotector homeobox protein 2 isoform X1: MGADVTSYLYTRPPFSGGERVGGRFVGDGRGADTAPRPARPPTRTAKMFQPPVNNLDKIRKARKRVKQLLLQIGLETCRDEFEEINTYNPGDTHYSSTSWEDVSLWEANGRRNGYRSKQYCCSLCKFSTKLLSSFKGHLQRYHEDEKDQELMSACPSCPFTSQTKNVIKHMRIFHSSVRKVPSSTVKESPNMVNTIRFSCVKCAFTDTLYYSMKRHVLMSHHHSELESYFGEKSEEEIKSAAALKIIHDNRYFCRKCHCVTSTPDALIYHILTADKHRDLEQKLRTDISDMSRSNIRRPYKRMLAAAAPSLKQQVLSNSTPVAPPPTQEVQVVSIPQNGPNQPLLGASNALVPNIVTSIASVSDPTGSLLNNTSTTVATTTQVGFVTSSLSQNQSFTLQASLPQSVFLTPRFSLNQPITATVFPPGCNVGGQIIRGAQTSVRPTVLPMNQTLSGGLLPMTQSTTVLTCSQPLQSNVINLNQPMQSTVFPVNQQLKSNNLTIGQPGISQNTFLTAPIFRQLIPTGKQVNGIPTYTLVTLPVAPCAIPAVNPPKVPIQLSQPNKVVQVSTSPASAPSPPVVTQAKTTPQQTQNLTLTLSQCPIAAPGVLGKEAKQWKTCPVCNELFPSNVYEVHMQIAHIKSETGPSKQIATSASNETKEAVVIAAQASYLKVLKGKSIRCVTCKMCPQEEEVLKHLLMHGMICLYCKAVFHELRNFVYHMKILHVSKKIVHPDFVKKGITISRDAKGDVHFPHFDLAMCVSREELGDKDMHLAVVAGANANTATTIYIKIQPSAESSSTAETQSKCRFCNYVLSKSEVYETHLKERHHIMPTVHTILKTPAFKCIHCCGVYTGSMTLSAIAVHLQRCRNAPKDSTSGVECTPENSAVPKGQTRVGTHDYAKTKLGFTADSQVTSNETKTGDQSPMPSKRRRIDCKPDHSEVPVTEASLEMLALIPGASATESQESKKAFLFEYFHKRPYPSKKEIELLSTVLEMWKSDVASFFGTRRYICMKFLRSHKQQVILGFKMDELKKVKHDVELQEDY, from the exons gaaaTCAACACTTATAATCCAGGAGACACACATTATTCCAGTACATCATGGGAGGATGTCTCGCTTTGGGAAGCTAATGGACGCAGAAAT GGTTACAGATCAAAGCAGTATTGCTGTAGCCTCTGCAAATTTTCAACCAAGCTGCTTTCTTCATTCAAAGGCCACTTGCAACGTTATCATGAAGATGAGAAGGACCAGGAGCTCATGTCAGCTTGCCCAAGTTGCCCATTCACCTCACAAACAAAGAATGTGATAAAACACATGCGGATATTTCACTCTAGTGTTCGTAAAGTTCCATCATCTACTGTAAAAGAGAGTCCAAATATGGTCAATACCATCAGATTTTCTTGCGTAAAATGTGCCTTTACTGACACCCTGTATTACAGTATGAAAAGGCATGTTCTTATGAGCCATCATCATAGTGAACTAGAAAGTTACTTTGGCGAGAAATCTGAGGAGGAAATCAAAAGCGCCGCTGCATTAAAAATCATTCATGATAATAGATATTTTTGCAGAAAATGCCATTGTGTAACTAGTACTCCTGATGCATTGATTTACCACATTTTGACAGCTGACAAACACCGAGACCTGGAACAGAAATTGCGAACTGACATCTCTGACATGAGCCGTTCAAACATTAGAAGACCTTACAAAAGAATGCTAGCTGCTGCAGCTCCTTCACTTAAACAGCAAGTATTGTCTAATTCTACACCTGTGGCTCCACCACCCACTCAAGAAGTACAGGTTGTTTCAATTCCACAGAATGGTCCTAATCAACCTTTGTTGGGggcatccaatgctcttgtaccaaATATAGTAACATCAATAGCTTCTGTCTCAGATCCTACTGGaagtttattaaataacacctctacTACAGTTGCCACCACTACTCAAGTTGGATTTGTTACCTCTTCACTTTCTCAAAATCAGAGCTTTACCCTTCAGGCTTCCCTTCCTCAATCTGTCTTCCTGACGCCAAGATTTTCTCTGAACCAGCCTATCACTGCGACGGTGTTTCCTCCTGGGTGCAATGTAGGTGGGCAGATTATCCGTGGTGCTCAAACTAGTGTGAGACCCACGGTTTTGCCTATGAACCAAACATTATCGGGAGGACTGCTTCCTATGACTCAATCAACAACAGTTCTTACTTGTTCGCAGCCTTTACAATCTAATGTGATCAATTTGAATCAGCCGATGCAATCTACAGTTTTTCCTGTGAATCAGCAGCTAAAATCTAACAATCTTACAATTGGTCAACCTGGTATTTCCCAAAACACATTTCTTACAGCCCCCATATTTAGACAGCTCATTCCAACAGGAAAGCAAGTTAATGGCATACCCACATACACCTTAGTAACATTGCCTGTTGCCCCTTGTGCTATACCTGCTGTTAATCCACCAAAAGTGCCTATTCAGCTGTCACAGCCCAATAAAGTGGTTCAGGTTTCAACCTCTCCAGCCAGTGCACCATCTCCACCAGTAGTCACACAGGCAAAAACCACACCACAACAGACTCAAAATCTCACTCTTACTCTTTCTCAATGCCCTATTGCTGCGCCAGGTGTTTTAGGCAAAGAGGCGAAGCAATGGAAGACGTGTCCAGTTTGCAATGAGCTATTCCCTTCAAATGTCTATGAGGTTCACATGCAGATTGCTCATATAAAATCGGAAACTGGTCCTAGTAAGCAAATCGCAACTTCCGCAAGCAATGAAACAAAAGAAGCCGTAGTCATAGCGGCACAAGCATCATATTTGAAAGTGCTGAAAGGAAAATCCATCAGATGTGTGACTTGTAagatgtgcccacaagaggaagagGTGTTAAAACACTTGCTGATGCATGGTATGATCTGTCTATACTGCAAAGCCGTTTTCCATGAACTGAGAAACTTTGTCTATCACATGAAAATCTTACATGTAAGCAAAAAGATAGTGCATCCAGATTTTGTCAAGAAAGGTATCACAATATCAAGGGATGCTAAAGGGGATGTGCACTTCCCTCACTTTGACCTCGCCATGTGCGTGTCCAGAGAGGAGCTTGGAGACAAAGACATGCACCTTGCTGTAGTTGCTGGAGCTAATGCGAACACTGCTACTACTATTTATATTAAAATACAACCTTCAGCGGAGTCAAGTAGCACAGCTGAAACGCAATCTAAATGTCGCTTTTGTAATTACGTTTTATCCAAATCGGAGGTATACGAGACACATTTGAAAGAAAGGCACCATATCATGCCCACTGTGCACACCATATTGAAGACTCCTGCTTTCAAGTGCATCCATTGCTGTGGTGTCTATACTGGTAGCATGACTCTGTCAGCAATTGCAGTGCATCTACAACGTTGTCGCAATGCGCCAAAAGATAGTACCTCTGGCGTGGAGTGTACTCCTGAAAATAGTGCAGTGCCTAAAGGGCAGACGAGGGTCGGAACGCATGATTATGCAAAAACAAAACTAGGTTTTACTGCAGATTCTCAGGTTACCTCAAATGAGACAAAAACTGGAGACCAGTCGCCCATGCCTTCTAAAAGGAGGAGGATAGATTGCAAACCTGATCATTCAGAGGTGCCTGTTACAGAGGCATCTCTTGAGATGCTTGCGTTAATTCCAGGTGCTTCTGCAACTGAATCCCAAGAATCTAAAAAGGCATTTTTGTTTGAGTATTTCCACAAAAGACCATACCCCAGCAAGAAGGAAATAGAATTGCTGTCTACTGTACTGGAAATGTGGAAGAGTGATGTTGCTTCATTTTTTGGTACAAGGCGATATATATGTATGAAATTTCTCCGAAGTCACAAACAACAAGTAATTCTAGGATTTAAAATGGACGAACTTAAAAAAGTAAAGCATGATGTGGAATTGCAAGAAGACTATTAA
- the ADNP2 gene encoding activity-dependent neuroprotector homeobox protein 2 isoform X3, giving the protein MFQPPVNNLDKIRKARKRVKQLLLQIGLETCRDEFEEINTYNPGDTHYSSTSWEDVSLWEANGRRNGYRSKQYCCSLCKFSTKLLSSFKGHLQRYHEDEKDQELMSACPSCPFTSQTKNVIKHMRIFHSSVRKVPSSTVKESPNMVNTIRFSCVKCAFTDTLYYSMKRHVLMSHHHSELESYFGEKSEEEIKSAAALKIIHDNRYFCRKCHCVTSTPDALIYHILTADKHRDLEQKLRTDISDMSRSNIRRPYKRMLAAAAPSLKQQVLSNSTPVAPPPTQEVQVVSIPQNGPNQPLLGASNALVPNIVTSIASVSDPTGSLLNNTSTTVATTTQVGFVTSSLSQNQSFTLQASLPQSVFLTPRFSLNQPITATVFPPGCNVGGQIIRGAQTSVRPTVLPMNQTLSGGLLPMTQSTTVLTCSQPLQSNVINLNQPMQSTVFPVNQQLKSNNLTIGQPGISQNTFLTAPIFRQLIPTGKQVNGIPTYTLVTLPVAPCAIPAVNPPKVPIQLSQPNKVVQVSTSPASAPSPPVVTQAKTTPQQTQNLTLTLSQCPIAAPGVLGKEAKQWKTCPVCNELFPSNVYEVHMQIAHIKSETGPSKQIATSASNETKEAVVIAAQASYLKVLKGKSIRCVTCKMCPQEEEVLKHLLMHGMICLYCKAVFHELRNFVYHMKILHVSKKIVHPDFVKKGITISRDAKGDVHFPHFDLAMCVSREELGDKDMHLAVVAGANANTATTIYIKIQPSAESSSTAETQSKCRFCNYVLSKSEVYETHLKERHHIMPTVHTILKTPAFKCIHCCGVYTGSMTLSAIAVHLQRCRNAPKDSTSGVECTPENSAVPKGQTRVGTHDYAKTKLGFTADSQVTSNETKTGDQSPMPSKRRRIDCKPDHSEVPVTEASLEMLALIPGASATESQESKKAFLFEYFHKRPYPSKKEIELLSTVLEMWKSDVASFFGTRRYICMKFLRSHKQQVILGFKMDELKKVKHDVELQEDY; this is encoded by the exons gaaaTCAACACTTATAATCCAGGAGACACACATTATTCCAGTACATCATGGGAGGATGTCTCGCTTTGGGAAGCTAATGGACGCAGAAAT GGTTACAGATCAAAGCAGTATTGCTGTAGCCTCTGCAAATTTTCAACCAAGCTGCTTTCTTCATTCAAAGGCCACTTGCAACGTTATCATGAAGATGAGAAGGACCAGGAGCTCATGTCAGCTTGCCCAAGTTGCCCATTCACCTCACAAACAAAGAATGTGATAAAACACATGCGGATATTTCACTCTAGTGTTCGTAAAGTTCCATCATCTACTGTAAAAGAGAGTCCAAATATGGTCAATACCATCAGATTTTCTTGCGTAAAATGTGCCTTTACTGACACCCTGTATTACAGTATGAAAAGGCATGTTCTTATGAGCCATCATCATAGTGAACTAGAAAGTTACTTTGGCGAGAAATCTGAGGAGGAAATCAAAAGCGCCGCTGCATTAAAAATCATTCATGATAATAGATATTTTTGCAGAAAATGCCATTGTGTAACTAGTACTCCTGATGCATTGATTTACCACATTTTGACAGCTGACAAACACCGAGACCTGGAACAGAAATTGCGAACTGACATCTCTGACATGAGCCGTTCAAACATTAGAAGACCTTACAAAAGAATGCTAGCTGCTGCAGCTCCTTCACTTAAACAGCAAGTATTGTCTAATTCTACACCTGTGGCTCCACCACCCACTCAAGAAGTACAGGTTGTTTCAATTCCACAGAATGGTCCTAATCAACCTTTGTTGGGggcatccaatgctcttgtaccaaATATAGTAACATCAATAGCTTCTGTCTCAGATCCTACTGGaagtttattaaataacacctctacTACAGTTGCCACCACTACTCAAGTTGGATTTGTTACCTCTTCACTTTCTCAAAATCAGAGCTTTACCCTTCAGGCTTCCCTTCCTCAATCTGTCTTCCTGACGCCAAGATTTTCTCTGAACCAGCCTATCACTGCGACGGTGTTTCCTCCTGGGTGCAATGTAGGTGGGCAGATTATCCGTGGTGCTCAAACTAGTGTGAGACCCACGGTTTTGCCTATGAACCAAACATTATCGGGAGGACTGCTTCCTATGACTCAATCAACAACAGTTCTTACTTGTTCGCAGCCTTTACAATCTAATGTGATCAATTTGAATCAGCCGATGCAATCTACAGTTTTTCCTGTGAATCAGCAGCTAAAATCTAACAATCTTACAATTGGTCAACCTGGTATTTCCCAAAACACATTTCTTACAGCCCCCATATTTAGACAGCTCATTCCAACAGGAAAGCAAGTTAATGGCATACCCACATACACCTTAGTAACATTGCCTGTTGCCCCTTGTGCTATACCTGCTGTTAATCCACCAAAAGTGCCTATTCAGCTGTCACAGCCCAATAAAGTGGTTCAGGTTTCAACCTCTCCAGCCAGTGCACCATCTCCACCAGTAGTCACACAGGCAAAAACCACACCACAACAGACTCAAAATCTCACTCTTACTCTTTCTCAATGCCCTATTGCTGCGCCAGGTGTTTTAGGCAAAGAGGCGAAGCAATGGAAGACGTGTCCAGTTTGCAATGAGCTATTCCCTTCAAATGTCTATGAGGTTCACATGCAGATTGCTCATATAAAATCGGAAACTGGTCCTAGTAAGCAAATCGCAACTTCCGCAAGCAATGAAACAAAAGAAGCCGTAGTCATAGCGGCACAAGCATCATATTTGAAAGTGCTGAAAGGAAAATCCATCAGATGTGTGACTTGTAagatgtgcccacaagaggaagagGTGTTAAAACACTTGCTGATGCATGGTATGATCTGTCTATACTGCAAAGCCGTTTTCCATGAACTGAGAAACTTTGTCTATCACATGAAAATCTTACATGTAAGCAAAAAGATAGTGCATCCAGATTTTGTCAAGAAAGGTATCACAATATCAAGGGATGCTAAAGGGGATGTGCACTTCCCTCACTTTGACCTCGCCATGTGCGTGTCCAGAGAGGAGCTTGGAGACAAAGACATGCACCTTGCTGTAGTTGCTGGAGCTAATGCGAACACTGCTACTACTATTTATATTAAAATACAACCTTCAGCGGAGTCAAGTAGCACAGCTGAAACGCAATCTAAATGTCGCTTTTGTAATTACGTTTTATCCAAATCGGAGGTATACGAGACACATTTGAAAGAAAGGCACCATATCATGCCCACTGTGCACACCATATTGAAGACTCCTGCTTTCAAGTGCATCCATTGCTGTGGTGTCTATACTGGTAGCATGACTCTGTCAGCAATTGCAGTGCATCTACAACGTTGTCGCAATGCGCCAAAAGATAGTACCTCTGGCGTGGAGTGTACTCCTGAAAATAGTGCAGTGCCTAAAGGGCAGACGAGGGTCGGAACGCATGATTATGCAAAAACAAAACTAGGTTTTACTGCAGATTCTCAGGTTACCTCAAATGAGACAAAAACTGGAGACCAGTCGCCCATGCCTTCTAAAAGGAGGAGGATAGATTGCAAACCTGATCATTCAGAGGTGCCTGTTACAGAGGCATCTCTTGAGATGCTTGCGTTAATTCCAGGTGCTTCTGCAACTGAATCCCAAGAATCTAAAAAGGCATTTTTGTTTGAGTATTTCCACAAAAGACCATACCCCAGCAAGAAGGAAATAGAATTGCTGTCTACTGTACTGGAAATGTGGAAGAGTGATGTTGCTTCATTTTTTGGTACAAGGCGATATATATGTATGAAATTTCTCCGAAGTCACAAACAACAAGTAATTCTAGGATTTAAAATGGACGAACTTAAAAAAGTAAAGCATGATGTGGAATTGCAAGAAGACTATTAA
- the ADNP2 gene encoding activity-dependent neuroprotector homeobox protein 2 isoform X2: protein MGADVTSYLYTRPPFSGGERVGGRFVGDGRGADTAPRPARPPTRTAKMFQPPVNNLDKIRKARKRVKQLLLQIGLETCRDEFEGYRSKQYCCSLCKFSTKLLSSFKGHLQRYHEDEKDQELMSACPSCPFTSQTKNVIKHMRIFHSSVRKVPSSTVKESPNMVNTIRFSCVKCAFTDTLYYSMKRHVLMSHHHSELESYFGEKSEEEIKSAAALKIIHDNRYFCRKCHCVTSTPDALIYHILTADKHRDLEQKLRTDISDMSRSNIRRPYKRMLAAAAPSLKQQVLSNSTPVAPPPTQEVQVVSIPQNGPNQPLLGASNALVPNIVTSIASVSDPTGSLLNNTSTTVATTTQVGFVTSSLSQNQSFTLQASLPQSVFLTPRFSLNQPITATVFPPGCNVGGQIIRGAQTSVRPTVLPMNQTLSGGLLPMTQSTTVLTCSQPLQSNVINLNQPMQSTVFPVNQQLKSNNLTIGQPGISQNTFLTAPIFRQLIPTGKQVNGIPTYTLVTLPVAPCAIPAVNPPKVPIQLSQPNKVVQVSTSPASAPSPPVVTQAKTTPQQTQNLTLTLSQCPIAAPGVLGKEAKQWKTCPVCNELFPSNVYEVHMQIAHIKSETGPSKQIATSASNETKEAVVIAAQASYLKVLKGKSIRCVTCKMCPQEEEVLKHLLMHGMICLYCKAVFHELRNFVYHMKILHVSKKIVHPDFVKKGITISRDAKGDVHFPHFDLAMCVSREELGDKDMHLAVVAGANANTATTIYIKIQPSAESSSTAETQSKCRFCNYVLSKSEVYETHLKERHHIMPTVHTILKTPAFKCIHCCGVYTGSMTLSAIAVHLQRCRNAPKDSTSGVECTPENSAVPKGQTRVGTHDYAKTKLGFTADSQVTSNETKTGDQSPMPSKRRRIDCKPDHSEVPVTEASLEMLALIPGASATESQESKKAFLFEYFHKRPYPSKKEIELLSTVLEMWKSDVASFFGTRRYICMKFLRSHKQQVILGFKMDELKKVKHDVELQEDY from the coding sequence GGTTACAGATCAAAGCAGTATTGCTGTAGCCTCTGCAAATTTTCAACCAAGCTGCTTTCTTCATTCAAAGGCCACTTGCAACGTTATCATGAAGATGAGAAGGACCAGGAGCTCATGTCAGCTTGCCCAAGTTGCCCATTCACCTCACAAACAAAGAATGTGATAAAACACATGCGGATATTTCACTCTAGTGTTCGTAAAGTTCCATCATCTACTGTAAAAGAGAGTCCAAATATGGTCAATACCATCAGATTTTCTTGCGTAAAATGTGCCTTTACTGACACCCTGTATTACAGTATGAAAAGGCATGTTCTTATGAGCCATCATCATAGTGAACTAGAAAGTTACTTTGGCGAGAAATCTGAGGAGGAAATCAAAAGCGCCGCTGCATTAAAAATCATTCATGATAATAGATATTTTTGCAGAAAATGCCATTGTGTAACTAGTACTCCTGATGCATTGATTTACCACATTTTGACAGCTGACAAACACCGAGACCTGGAACAGAAATTGCGAACTGACATCTCTGACATGAGCCGTTCAAACATTAGAAGACCTTACAAAAGAATGCTAGCTGCTGCAGCTCCTTCACTTAAACAGCAAGTATTGTCTAATTCTACACCTGTGGCTCCACCACCCACTCAAGAAGTACAGGTTGTTTCAATTCCACAGAATGGTCCTAATCAACCTTTGTTGGGggcatccaatgctcttgtaccaaATATAGTAACATCAATAGCTTCTGTCTCAGATCCTACTGGaagtttattaaataacacctctacTACAGTTGCCACCACTACTCAAGTTGGATTTGTTACCTCTTCACTTTCTCAAAATCAGAGCTTTACCCTTCAGGCTTCCCTTCCTCAATCTGTCTTCCTGACGCCAAGATTTTCTCTGAACCAGCCTATCACTGCGACGGTGTTTCCTCCTGGGTGCAATGTAGGTGGGCAGATTATCCGTGGTGCTCAAACTAGTGTGAGACCCACGGTTTTGCCTATGAACCAAACATTATCGGGAGGACTGCTTCCTATGACTCAATCAACAACAGTTCTTACTTGTTCGCAGCCTTTACAATCTAATGTGATCAATTTGAATCAGCCGATGCAATCTACAGTTTTTCCTGTGAATCAGCAGCTAAAATCTAACAATCTTACAATTGGTCAACCTGGTATTTCCCAAAACACATTTCTTACAGCCCCCATATTTAGACAGCTCATTCCAACAGGAAAGCAAGTTAATGGCATACCCACATACACCTTAGTAACATTGCCTGTTGCCCCTTGTGCTATACCTGCTGTTAATCCACCAAAAGTGCCTATTCAGCTGTCACAGCCCAATAAAGTGGTTCAGGTTTCAACCTCTCCAGCCAGTGCACCATCTCCACCAGTAGTCACACAGGCAAAAACCACACCACAACAGACTCAAAATCTCACTCTTACTCTTTCTCAATGCCCTATTGCTGCGCCAGGTGTTTTAGGCAAAGAGGCGAAGCAATGGAAGACGTGTCCAGTTTGCAATGAGCTATTCCCTTCAAATGTCTATGAGGTTCACATGCAGATTGCTCATATAAAATCGGAAACTGGTCCTAGTAAGCAAATCGCAACTTCCGCAAGCAATGAAACAAAAGAAGCCGTAGTCATAGCGGCACAAGCATCATATTTGAAAGTGCTGAAAGGAAAATCCATCAGATGTGTGACTTGTAagatgtgcccacaagaggaagagGTGTTAAAACACTTGCTGATGCATGGTATGATCTGTCTATACTGCAAAGCCGTTTTCCATGAACTGAGAAACTTTGTCTATCACATGAAAATCTTACATGTAAGCAAAAAGATAGTGCATCCAGATTTTGTCAAGAAAGGTATCACAATATCAAGGGATGCTAAAGGGGATGTGCACTTCCCTCACTTTGACCTCGCCATGTGCGTGTCCAGAGAGGAGCTTGGAGACAAAGACATGCACCTTGCTGTAGTTGCTGGAGCTAATGCGAACACTGCTACTACTATTTATATTAAAATACAACCTTCAGCGGAGTCAAGTAGCACAGCTGAAACGCAATCTAAATGTCGCTTTTGTAATTACGTTTTATCCAAATCGGAGGTATACGAGACACATTTGAAAGAAAGGCACCATATCATGCCCACTGTGCACACCATATTGAAGACTCCTGCTTTCAAGTGCATCCATTGCTGTGGTGTCTATACTGGTAGCATGACTCTGTCAGCAATTGCAGTGCATCTACAACGTTGTCGCAATGCGCCAAAAGATAGTACCTCTGGCGTGGAGTGTACTCCTGAAAATAGTGCAGTGCCTAAAGGGCAGACGAGGGTCGGAACGCATGATTATGCAAAAACAAAACTAGGTTTTACTGCAGATTCTCAGGTTACCTCAAATGAGACAAAAACTGGAGACCAGTCGCCCATGCCTTCTAAAAGGAGGAGGATAGATTGCAAACCTGATCATTCAGAGGTGCCTGTTACAGAGGCATCTCTTGAGATGCTTGCGTTAATTCCAGGTGCTTCTGCAACTGAATCCCAAGAATCTAAAAAGGCATTTTTGTTTGAGTATTTCCACAAAAGACCATACCCCAGCAAGAAGGAAATAGAATTGCTGTCTACTGTACTGGAAATGTGGAAGAGTGATGTTGCTTCATTTTTTGGTACAAGGCGATATATATGTATGAAATTTCTCCGAAGTCACAAACAACAAGTAATTCTAGGATTTAAAATGGACGAACTTAAAAAAGTAAAGCATGATGTGGAATTGCAAGAAGACTATTAA